A genomic segment from Cloacibacillus sp. encodes:
- a CDS encoding tripartite tricarboxylate transporter permease has protein sequence MLHNLQYFLIPFMDWQVMALVWAGVFAGIWVGAIPGLSCTMAVSLLISFTFSWELNNALALMCGVFVGAVYGGAITAILLNIPGAPAAIATGMEGYPLAQRGEAGKAIGLCTTVSLFAGMVGVAVLACAAPVIANFALKFSPRDFFLLALMGILLIGSIGGGDPVKGIMAGIIGILISMVGMDPSTGELRYTFGNLNLMAGISFVTAMIGLFGISEALTQFRGGGENPPKQNLSKIVPDLSTFLKFLPLGIRSALLGVFIGALPGTGGDVAALLAYDQAKRTTRNPVTPFGHGAYEGIVAPETANKGAIGGAFIPMLTLGIPGDAITAIIIGGLFIHGLKPGPMLMIETPHLFWMIVSLLMVANIALFVLGLLSIKPFAKIIEIPKSIIMPIVIILSVIGTYAIQNSVVDIFYMIGFGVLGYFMRLYGYATGPMVLGIILGPMLDANYRRAMQGAENELLPFLEGFVTNPISLILCVFIFLMIFTQTKTYKKWRGVA, from the coding sequence ATGTTACATAATTTGCAGTACTTTTTGATTCCCTTCATGGACTGGCAGGTAATGGCTCTCGTGTGGGCCGGAGTCTTCGCCGGTATCTGGGTGGGGGCCATTCCCGGACTTTCCTGCACGATGGCCGTCTCGCTGCTCATCTCCTTCACCTTCTCCTGGGAGCTGAACAACGCGCTCGCCCTTATGTGCGGCGTCTTTGTGGGAGCGGTCTACGGAGGCGCGATCACGGCGATCCTGCTCAATATCCCGGGCGCTCCAGCGGCGATCGCCACCGGTATGGAGGGGTATCCCCTCGCGCAGCGCGGTGAGGCGGGCAAAGCTATCGGCCTCTGCACCACGGTATCGCTGTTTGCCGGAATGGTCGGCGTCGCTGTGCTGGCCTGCGCCGCGCCGGTAATCGCCAACTTCGCGCTTAAATTTTCGCCGCGCGACTTCTTCCTGCTCGCGCTGATGGGCATTCTGCTTATCGGAAGCATCGGCGGCGGCGACCCAGTCAAAGGAATAATGGCCGGTATCATCGGTATTCTCATAAGCATGGTCGGCATGGACCCCTCGACCGGCGAACTGCGCTATACCTTCGGCAACCTCAACCTCATGGCGGGCATCAGCTTTGTCACGGCGATGATCGGACTCTTCGGAATCTCCGAGGCGCTGACCCAGTTCCGTGGCGGCGGTGAAAATCCGCCGAAACAGAACCTCAGCAAGATCGTTCCCGACCTTTCAACCTTTCTCAAATTCCTGCCCCTCGGCATCCGTTCGGCGCTGCTTGGTGTCTTCATCGGCGCGCTGCCAGGGACCGGCGGAGACGTCGCGGCGCTTCTGGCCTACGACCAGGCGAAGCGCACCACCCGCAACCCCGTGACCCCCTTCGGCCACGGAGCCTACGAAGGCATAGTCGCCCCTGAGACGGCGAACAAGGGAGCGATTGGGGGAGCCTTTATCCCGATGCTGACCCTGGGTATCCCCGGAGACGCCATCACGGCGATAATCATCGGCGGCCTATTCATCCACGGACTCAAGCCGGGGCCGATGCTGATGATCGAGACGCCGCACCTCTTCTGGATGATCGTAAGCCTGCTGATGGTGGCGAATATCGCGCTCTTCGTCCTCGGGCTGCTGAGCATCAAACCCTTCGCGAAGATAATTGAGATCCCCAAAAGCATAATCATGCCGATCGTCATCATCCTCTCGGTGATCGGGACCTACGCGATTCAGAACAGCGTCGTGGACATCTTTTACATGATAGGCTTCGGCGTGCTCGGCTACTTCATGCGGCTATACGGCTACGCGACGGGACCGATGGTGCTCGGTATAATCCTTGGCCCGATGCTTGACGCGAACTACCGCCGCGCGATGCAGGGTGCGGAAAACGAACTTCTCCCCTTCCTTGAGGGATTTGTGACGAACCCGATAAGCCTCATCCTCTGCGTATTCATCTTCCTGATGATTTTCACCCAGACCAAGACCTACAAGAAATGGCGGGGGGTCGCATGA